In the Ilumatobacteraceae bacterium genome, one interval contains:
- a CDS encoding alpha/beta hydrolase — MTTYVLVHGAWGGAHTWRSVRPLLHAAGHAVFTPALTGIGERVHLISPQIGLTTHVDDVVNQVVYEDLDDLVLLGFSYGGMVVTGALTHIADRVRELVYLDAFVPTDGQSVADIGGLPHDGPPGVDPSWSIPPSPRSFDDPAEATFGEPRRTAQPVRTFTEPVRLAGPLEEIGVGLTYVKATRDERTSDRPDPFWEAADRARDHPAWRYHEIDSNHMVPQNRPAELAEVLFSLS; from the coding sequence ATGACGACGTACGTGTTGGTCCACGGCGCCTGGGGTGGCGCTCACACGTGGCGCTCCGTGCGGCCGCTGCTGCACGCGGCCGGACACGCCGTGTTCACGCCGGCGCTCACCGGCATCGGCGAACGGGTTCACCTCATCAGCCCCCAGATCGGACTCACGACTCACGTCGACGACGTCGTCAACCAGGTCGTCTACGAAGATCTCGACGATCTGGTGCTGCTCGGGTTCTCGTACGGCGGGATGGTCGTCACCGGAGCGCTCACCCACATCGCCGACCGTGTTCGCGAACTCGTCTACCTCGACGCGTTCGTCCCGACCGACGGACAGTCGGTGGCCGACATCGGCGGGCTCCCCCACGACGGACCTCCGGGTGTCGACCCCTCCTGGTCGATCCCACCGAGCCCGCGGTCGTTCGACGACCCGGCCGAGGCGACGTTCGGGGAACCTCGCCGCACCGCCCAGCCGGTGCGCACTTTCACCGAACCGGTCCGTCTCGCCGGACCGCTCGAGGAAATCGGGGTCGGGTTGACCTACGTCAAGGCCACCCGGGACGAGCGGACGAGCGATCGGCCCGATCCGTTCTGGGAGGCCGCCGATCGGGCACGCGATCACCCTGCGTGGCGGTACCACGAGATCGACAGCAACCACATGGTGCCGCAGAATCGACCGGCCGAACTGGCCGAGGTCTTGTTCTCGCTCAGCTGA
- a CDS encoding P-loop NTPase → MNPQLVEALRPVQDPELHRSIVDLGMLRQAELDEHGTAHILVALTIAGCPLRAEITDRVTGAAQTLDGVSSVDLEFTVMTDDEREALRKTLHGDAGGTAGAHQAHGHAEGREIPFAQPGSRTRPLLISSGKGGVGKSSVTTNLAVALAQMGHTVGVVDADIYGYSIPRMLGTDRPPTVIDQMLVPPEMWGVRCISMGYFAPENEAVIWRGPMLHKALEQFLTDVYWDEPDFLLIDMPPGTGDIAISLAQYLPRGEVYVVTTPQPAAQKVARLSAAMAEKVNLPVKGIIENMSWFTGDDGKQYEIFGSGGGQELADELGIPLLGQLPLVPALREGGDEGRPIAAVDPDSESAQAFRAIAERIAVELKPKKIFSPQLKVI, encoded by the coding sequence ATGAACCCACAGCTCGTCGAAGCACTTCGCCCGGTGCAGGATCCCGAACTGCACCGTTCGATCGTCGACCTCGGGATGCTCCGGCAGGCCGAGCTCGATGAACACGGCACCGCTCACATCCTCGTCGCACTCACGATCGCCGGCTGCCCGCTCCGCGCCGAGATCACCGATCGGGTGACCGGCGCCGCGCAGACGCTCGACGGGGTCAGCTCCGTCGACCTCGAGTTCACGGTCATGACCGACGACGAGCGCGAGGCGCTCCGCAAGACACTCCACGGCGACGCGGGCGGCACGGCCGGCGCCCACCAGGCCCACGGCCACGCCGAAGGTCGCGAGATCCCGTTCGCCCAGCCGGGCTCACGCACCCGTCCGTTGCTGATCTCCTCGGGCAAGGGAGGCGTCGGCAAGTCGAGCGTCACCACCAACCTCGCCGTCGCCCTGGCACAGATGGGCCACACCGTCGGCGTCGTCGACGCCGACATCTACGGCTACTCGATCCCCCGCATGCTCGGCACCGACCGGCCGCCGACCGTGATCGACCAGATGCTCGTGCCACCCGAGATGTGGGGTGTGCGGTGTATCTCCATGGGCTACTTCGCCCCCGAGAACGAGGCCGTCATCTGGCGAGGCCCGATGCTGCACAAGGCGCTCGAGCAGTTCCTCACCGACGTCTACTGGGACGAGCCCGACTTCCTGCTGATCGACATGCCGCCGGGCACCGGCGACATCGCGATCAGCCTGGCGCAGTACCTGCCCCGTGGCGAGGTCTACGTCGTCACCACGCCGCAGCCGGCGGCCCAGAAGGTCGCCCGCCTCTCGGCGGCGATGGCCGAGAAGGTCAACCTCCCGGTCAAGGGCATCATCGAGAACATGTCGTGGTTCACCGGCGACGACGGCAAGCAGTACGAGATCTTCGGGTCGGGCGGCGGCCAAGAGCTCGCCGACGAACTCGGGATCCCGTTGCTCGGCCAGCTGCCGCTGGTGCCGGCCTTGCGCGAGGGTGGCGACGAGGGGCGTCCGATCGCCGCGGTCGACCCCGACAGCGAGTCGGCGCAGGCATTCCGCGCCATCGCCGAACGGATCGCCGTCGAACTCAAGCCGAAGAAGATCTTCTCCCCCCAACTCAAAGTCATCTGA
- a CDS encoding MFS transporter, which translates to MGPSKLRGRLYALSFIDEFGPLYAVYTLWFNDNGITTAQISTAFVLWAVFALVLEIPSGALADRVDRRHLLAAAFGTRAVGIGVWLVWPTFTGVLIGAALWAAHDAAASGSWEALIHDELTAVGHAADYQRTMARIGQFSHLGIAGGTLLGAALLQVDASLVALGWITVAAHAGSVTGVMTLPDVRWVVDTDPPPRPVEASVGAGPVAGPILSDLDSTAGRFGAWWRTLRDGMGAARHTPIIARLVVVGAMLEGLFILDEYVPLLARARGADDSAAPVIVFVVWLGLLAGGELAARRTDLSGHVLGWLLVGGVGVTTIAFLTDSVWTLMLIAVGYGALEATWIAIDARLQERAPASTRATVTSVRGFGGATVSMLAFVVIGMMSDGDDPTRGHFVVLGALAMSGFLVIRWLPGRERAQMNT; encoded by the coding sequence ATGGGCCCGTCGAAGCTGCGAGGGCGGCTGTACGCGCTCTCGTTCATCGACGAGTTCGGACCGCTCTACGCGGTCTACACACTCTGGTTCAACGACAACGGCATCACGACCGCACAGATCTCGACGGCGTTCGTCCTGTGGGCGGTTTTCGCGCTCGTGCTCGAGATCCCGAGCGGCGCGCTCGCCGATCGGGTCGATCGGCGACACCTGCTCGCCGCCGCGTTCGGCACCCGGGCCGTCGGCATCGGCGTCTGGCTCGTGTGGCCGACGTTCACCGGCGTGCTCATCGGTGCCGCCCTGTGGGCGGCGCACGACGCTGCCGCCAGCGGATCGTGGGAAGCACTGATCCACGACGAGCTGACCGCGGTCGGGCACGCCGCCGACTACCAACGCACGATGGCGCGGATCGGCCAGTTCAGTCACCTCGGCATCGCCGGCGGCACGCTGCTGGGTGCCGCACTGCTCCAGGTCGACGCCTCGCTCGTGGCACTCGGCTGGATCACCGTCGCCGCCCACGCCGGCTCGGTGACCGGCGTGATGACCCTCCCCGACGTCCGATGGGTCGTCGACACGGACCCCCCACCTCGGCCCGTCGAGGCGTCGGTCGGTGCGGGACCCGTGGCCGGACCGATCCTGTCCGACCTCGACTCGACCGCCGGTCGGTTCGGTGCCTGGTGGCGCACGCTACGAGACGGGATGGGTGCGGCCCGCCACACCCCGATCATCGCCCGGCTGGTGGTCGTCGGCGCGATGTTGGAAGGACTGTTCATCCTCGACGAGTACGTGCCGCTGCTCGCCCGCGCCCGGGGTGCGGACGATTCCGCCGCGCCCGTCATCGTGTTCGTGGTGTGGCTCGGGCTGCTCGCCGGCGGCGAACTCGCCGCCCGCCGGACCGACCTCAGCGGTCACGTCCTGGGATGGCTGCTCGTCGGCGGTGTCGGCGTGACCACGATCGCCTTCCTGACCGATTCGGTCTGGACCCTGATGCTGATCGCCGTCGGGTACGGGGCACTCGAGGCGACCTGGATCGCCATCGACGCCCGTCTGCAGGAGCGCGCACCGGCGTCGACCCGCGCCACCGTGACGAGCGTCCGCGGGTTCGGCGGCGCCACGGTGAGCATGCTCGCCTTCGTGGTCATCGGCATGATGTCGGACGGCGACGACCCGACCCGCGGACACTTCGTCGTGTTGGGCGCACTCGCCATGAGCGGGTTCCTGGTGATTCGCTGGCTGCCCGGGCGCGAACGTGCTCAGATGAACACATGA
- a CDS encoding helix-turn-helix domain-containing protein, with protein MGTNAGFTATVSAITDAFGDPTRRSIYLFVRDHGGADGSTTAAVADEVGVHPNVARHHLDKLAAGGYLEVHTGKVAGGGAGRPSKRYSAVAGAITEFPVRSDDLVLSLLGRALTKLSPGVAEEMAEEIGAEYGRAMAAGLNGDALEHGSRSMRSAIQAVADALTAHGFAAHAESRNDQLRIISDHCPFGDVAIDHPVICAVDRGMVRGMLSELTDAAFGDVTTESSLPAGDTFCSTAV; from the coding sequence ATGGGCACGAACGCCGGGTTCACCGCCACCGTGTCGGCCATCACCGACGCCTTCGGCGACCCGACGCGTCGCAGCATCTACCTGTTCGTGCGCGACCACGGCGGTGCCGACGGTTCCACCACGGCCGCGGTCGCCGACGAGGTCGGGGTCCATCCCAACGTGGCACGCCACCACCTCGACAAACTCGCAGCCGGCGGCTACCTCGAGGTCCACACCGGCAAGGTCGCCGGCGGCGGTGCCGGACGCCCCTCCAAGCGCTACTCCGCCGTGGCCGGGGCGATCACCGAGTTCCCGGTGCGCAGCGACGATCTCGTGTTGTCGCTGCTCGGTCGCGCGCTCACGAAGCTGTCTCCGGGCGTCGCCGAGGAGATGGCCGAGGAGATCGGCGCCGAGTACGGCCGCGCGATGGCTGCCGGGCTCAACGGCGACGCCCTCGAACACGGCAGCCGCTCGATGCGGTCGGCGATCCAAGCGGTCGCCGATGCGCTCACCGCGCATGGGTTCGCCGCTCATGCCGAGAGCCGCAACGACCAACTCCGCATCATCAGCGACCACTGCCCGTTCGGTGACGTCGCGATCGACCACCCCGTGATCTGTGCCGTCGATCGCGGCATGGTGCGCGGGATGCTGAGCGAGCTGACCGACGCGGCCTTCGGCGACGTCACCACCGAGTCGAGCCTCCCGGCCGGCGACACGTTCTGCAGCACCGCCGTCTGA
- a CDS encoding DUF4328 domain-containing protein, which produces MTHAPPPDPGGTVPNPPPPPPTSPPPPPPPPPPSLMAPPGGRATPNVPVGSGALRHVGKLANATIILTIATAALSIVSVWASRAARDDARDLLDDTITAEEFVERAAPYLLMSVLQGVATVATAVLTMVWMFRMARNHRTLHRGGTWAPGWAIGGWFLPPLLFVIPALMFRELWRSADPTVPVGGDWRASRTSPLIPLWFVLYSLVPLGLLVGQSAGGLSLGASERDMAQQVLDGQGAAIVSAAVSVAGAIVYVLLVRGLTRRHCRLTGESRA; this is translated from the coding sequence GTGACGCACGCGCCGCCGCCCGACCCGGGCGGCACCGTTCCGAACCCACCGCCGCCGCCACCCACTTCACCACCCCCTCCGCCGCCACCTCCTCCTCCGAGCCTGATGGCCCCTCCGGGCGGACGGGCGACACCGAACGTCCCCGTCGGGTCGGGTGCACTTCGACACGTCGGCAAGCTCGCGAACGCGACCATCATCCTCACGATCGCGACGGCCGCGCTCTCGATCGTGTCGGTCTGGGCGTCGCGGGCAGCTCGCGACGACGCGCGCGACCTCCTCGACGACACCATCACCGCCGAGGAGTTCGTCGAACGGGCGGCGCCGTACCTGTTGATGAGCGTCCTCCAGGGTGTCGCGACCGTTGCGACCGCCGTCCTGACGATGGTCTGGATGTTCCGGATGGCGCGCAACCATCGCACACTCCACCGAGGCGGCACGTGGGCGCCCGGCTGGGCGATCGGCGGCTGGTTCCTCCCGCCGCTGCTGTTCGTGATCCCGGCACTCATGTTCCGCGAACTGTGGAGATCGGCCGACCCCACCGTCCCCGTCGGTGGAGATTGGCGGGCCTCCCGCACCAGTCCGTTGATCCCGCTGTGGTTCGTGCTCTACAGCCTCGTGCCGCTGGGCCTGCTCGTCGGGCAGAGCGCGGGCGGACTCTCCCTCGGTGCATCCGAGCGCGACATGGCACAGCAGGTGCTCGACGGTCAGGGCGCAGCGATCGTCAGTGCAGCCGTCTCCGTCGCCGGAGCGATCGTCTACGTCCTGCTCGTGCGCGGCCTGACCCGCCGCCACTGTCGACTCACCGGAGAATCGAGGGCCTGA
- a CDS encoding universal stress protein: MNVLIAVDDTAESRHAVDTAYGFFGPDATYSVLSVGDRAPIFVGGYGAVAMPTAADMNMQLEAAQAAAEHAATEAAERLPEVVDTDVETGAPGATICEHAAEHDADVIVIGTHDRSFWDRLFDPSVGRYVIDHAPCPVLVVR; the protein is encoded by the coding sequence ATGAACGTCCTGATCGCCGTCGACGACACCGCCGAATCGCGCCACGCCGTCGACACCGCATACGGATTCTTCGGGCCCGACGCCACCTACAGCGTGCTCAGTGTCGGCGACCGTGCACCGATCTTCGTCGGTGGGTACGGCGCCGTCGCGATGCCCACCGCCGCCGACATGAACATGCAACTCGAAGCCGCCCAGGCCGCGGCGGAACACGCGGCGACCGAGGCTGCCGAACGACTCCCCGAAGTGGTCGACACCGACGTCGAGACCGGAGCGCCGGGTGCCACGATCTGTGAACACGCAGCCGAACACGACGCCGACGTGATCGTGATCGGCACCCACGACCGCAGCTTCTGGGACCGCCTGTTCGACCCGTCGGTCGGTCGCTACGTGATCGACCATGCCCCGTGCCCCGTGTTGGTCGTCCGATGA
- a CDS encoding metallopeptidase family protein, translating to MELLPRYKFERLVAESIDDLPDELHPVLDNVVIQVHDRNPDEPDLLGLYEGTPHTERIGDEAPDVISIYRAALCDVCDDIDDLTEEIYVTVIHEIAHAAGIDDDELHAMGWG from the coding sequence ATGGAGTTGCTGCCCCGGTACAAGTTCGAGCGATTGGTCGCCGAGTCGATCGACGACCTGCCCGACGAACTGCACCCCGTGCTCGACAACGTCGTCATCCAGGTGCACGACCGCAACCCGGACGAGCCGGATCTGCTCGGGTTGTACGAGGGCACACCGCACACCGAGCGGATCGGTGACGAGGCACCCGACGTGATCTCGATCTACCGGGCGGCGCTCTGCGATGTGTGCGACGACATCGACGACCTGACCGAAGAGATCTACGTCACCGTGATCCACGAGATCGCCCACGCGGCCGGTATCGACGACGACGAACTGCACGCCATGGGTTGGGGCTGA
- a CDS encoding phosphoglycerate mutase family protein, translated as MAHLYVVRHAKAGERRLWTDDDLQRPLSKKGWKQSELVGKRIAKLGPTKLVSSPYVRCIQTLEPLGAMTDTKVKVDQRLCEDEPFEPVLELLRELPGGSVLSTHGDMIPATMQALGRRGMKMNTPPDWRKAAVWVLKRNKKGDIVHATVWPPPVV; from the coding sequence ATGGCACACCTGTACGTCGTTCGCCACGCCAAGGCCGGTGAGCGCCGGCTGTGGACCGACGACGACCTGCAACGGCCACTCAGCAAGAAGGGCTGGAAGCAGTCGGAGCTGGTGGGGAAACGAATCGCCAAGCTCGGTCCGACCAAGTTGGTCAGCAGCCCGTACGTGCGCTGCATCCAGACGCTCGAGCCGCTCGGCGCGATGACCGACACCAAGGTGAAGGTCGACCAGCGCCTGTGTGAGGACGAGCCGTTCGAACCGGTGCTCGAACTCCTCCGAGAGCTGCCCGGCGGCTCGGTGCTGTCGACGCACGGCGACATGATCCCGGCCACGATGCAGGCGCTCGGCCGACGGGGCATGAAGATGAACACGCCTCCCGACTGGCGCAAGGCAGCGGTCTGGGTGCTCAAGCGCAACAAGAAGGGCGACATCGTGCACGCCACCGTGTGGCCGCCACCGGTCGTCTGA